From the genome of Triticum aestivum cultivar Chinese Spring chromosome 3B, IWGSC CS RefSeq v2.1, whole genome shotgun sequence, one region includes:
- the LOC123069868 gene encoding uncharacterized protein (The sequence of the model RefSeq protein was modified relative to this genomic sequence to represent the inferred CDS: added 48 bases not found in genome assembly), which yields MASEDDDLRARRAGNIKLSAREKSLCYRYDQPIDKQCASSSGSDKEQGYNTVVALERVATESKRVEVLLLHLVLELAWKEGQLMMELILVGGSSVMTVTVSLDTHSGILRVSGIVECLRVVYSAYQGGCTDNLCRPQCQRLEVAQAKEDAVAMQMLKVHKFSRMNNSGGRGGKGCHKFFIAKTVLQVSCRGKTSGLLLQ from the exons ATGGCAAGTGAGGATGATGACCTTCGTGCGCGTCGTGCTGGTAATATAAAATTGAGTGCCCGTGAAAAGAGTCTGTGTTATCGATATGACCAACCCATTGACAAGCAATGTGCTTCATCCTCAGGAAGTGACAAGGAGCAAGGTTATAATACAGTGGTGGCACTGGAAAGGGTGGCGACAGAGTCCAAAAGG GTGGAGGTGCTGCTGCTGCACTTGGTTCTGGAATTGGCATGGAAGGAGGGGCAGCTGATGATGGAACTAATTCTTGTGGGAGGATCCAGCGTCATGACTGTGACTGTGAGCCTGGATACACATTCAGGGATTCTTCGGGTTAGTGGAATTGTTGAATGTTTGAGAGTAGTATATAGTGCATATCAGGGCGGATGTACGGATAACTTGTGTCGACCACAATGTCAGAGGTTGGAggtagctcaagccaaggaggatGCGGTGGCAATGCAAATGTTGAAGG GTTGCCATAAATTTTTCATTGCCAAGACAGTGTTGCAGGTAAGCTGCCGTGGCAAAACTTCTGGATTGCTGCTGCAGTGA